Proteins encoded in a region of the Streptomyces akebiae genome:
- a CDS encoding GntR family transcriptional regulator encodes MSENSWVSTSMPYLTSREKGQGDAWGADAAAQGRRGTQRILYAGEVQAPAEVARLLGLAEGETVVVRRRLILLDDQPNEVTDTYFPVRIARGTGLAGTAKIPGGAVTLLARLGHVGALVREDVTADNPDDEERETLRTAPGEPVLRLTRVTLDRDDRPIQVDRMVMPARRQRLRYEIAIDNGVG; translated from the coding sequence ATGAGCGAGAACAGCTGGGTCAGCACCTCGATGCCGTATCTGACGTCGAGGGAGAAGGGGCAGGGCGACGCCTGGGGCGCGGACGCGGCGGCCCAGGGACGTCGGGGGACCCAGCGGATTCTGTACGCCGGTGAGGTGCAGGCACCTGCCGAGGTCGCGCGGCTGCTCGGGTTGGCCGAGGGTGAGACTGTCGTCGTACGCCGCCGCCTGATCCTTCTCGACGACCAGCCGAACGAAGTGACCGACACCTACTTCCCGGTCCGCATCGCCCGCGGCACCGGCCTCGCCGGAACCGCCAAGATCCCCGGCGGAGCCGTGACCCTCCTCGCGCGACTGGGTCACGTCGGCGCCCTCGTCCGCGAGGACGTGACAGCAGACAACCCGGACGACGAGGAGCGGGAGACCCTCCGGACCGCCCCGGGAGAACCGGTGCTCCGGCTGACCAGGGTCACCCTCGACCGCGACGACCGCCCGATCCAGGTCGACCGCATGGTGATGCCGGCGAGGCGCCAGCGACTGCGCTACGAGATCGCGATCGACAACGGAGTCG